Genomic segment of Mucilaginibacter sabulilitoris:
TGCATACGCAGCTCATCAACTGCCGATAAAACGGTTTTTATATTTTTTTGCTGGTAGATGCCGGTAAGGTCAAGCTTTAAGTAATAGGTTGTGAGTTGCGAGCAATGGGTTATTGTAAGCTCTGTGTACTCAAATTGTGTTTTTGAGTTTTGATTTTTAACTTTTGAATCATCCCCAATCGTCCATTCGTCCGATGCAAATTTAATATTGCTGTCTTGCTGTTTAGCTTTATCAATAAAAACCGGTGCAATCTCGGGCTGGTTTTCACCTATAACAACCGGGATGCCCGGTTTAATGATGCCCGCCTTTTCGCCGGCTATGAGTTGCAGGGTGTTTCCCAGCATGTTCATATGGTCCCAGCCTATATTGGTGATTACAGAAAGGAGCGGGGTGATCACATTGGTGGAGTCGAGCCTACCGCCAAGGCCTACTTCAACAATGGCTATATCAACCTTTTCCTTTGCAAAAACATCAAAGGCCAACGCTACTGTCATTTCAAAAAACGATGGCTCTATCTCATCAAAATCAGTTTGATGACGGGCCACAAAATCAATAACGGTTTGCTCGCTGATCATTTGTCCGTTTACCCGGATACGCTCCCTGAAATCTTTTAAATGTGGTGAAGTGTACAACCCGGTTTTATACCCGGCCGTTTGTAAAATGGCAGCCAGCATGTGCGATGTAGAACCCTTACCATTGGTACCGGCAATATGAATACTTTTAAACTGATGCTGTGGGTTGCCCAGTCGCTTGCAAAGCTCAAGTGTATTGGTCAGGTCTTTTTTAAATGCAGAAGCCCCATCACGCGTAAACATGGGGAGCTGAGTATATAAATATTGGATGGTTTGCTGGTAGTTCATAGATCATGGTTGATGGTTCACAGTAATGCTATAAAGAACCATCATTAAAGCAAAGGTAATACGGATGTGTTGGAAAGAGACACTGCTAAATGTAATATTCTTTTGCAGTTAATAATTATATGCACATTTCAATTTACGCGGGCCGGTCAGCAGGGTAGCCATGGTTGCTTCTGAAAGCTTTTCTTTCGTTGGTGAAATCCCACCATTTTTTGGCACTATCAGGATGATTGGCATAGTGTACTATCAGCCGAAACTGATCTTCTAAACAAGGGTCAATCCGATGACCTATCGCTTTTTCATAATCATTCAATAAATCTGATCCTGTTTTATCCTTGAGCGAAGTCAGGTTATAGTATCCCAGCAACATCAGGTCATGAGCAAACCGGATCCCTACAGACGGGATACTTTGAAATTCAAATAATGCGGACAGCGTTTTTGCTCTTTGGGGACTGGCATTTACAACGGTCGCTATTTCGTCTATAGCAAAGTTTGAAACGCTTTTTAGCGTAATGCCTTTAGCTCTTAATAGTTGCTTTTCAGTGGCAGTAAATTCAAAATCGATATTTTTTTTAATGGCTGTCATTTCTGAAAACGCAGGACTGAACACTAATTCACTTTAAATACAAACACTACCGTACCCGTTTGCGTATCGGGTGCGGTATCAAGCGAGGTGATCCTGGCGTTTTTAACGGCATTCTCGCACTTTTCAATCAGGTTAAAATCAGATATGGTAGTGCCGCGGGTTGCCTTGGCATAGGTTACATTACCCGCTTTATCAACGTGTATTTCAATTACTATTTTACCGGTGAAACGGTTACCATCGTCAACATTGGGTTTGCTAACAAAGTTACGCGCCGACAGGTTGAGGTTACCGCCGTTACCAGAGCCCGTACCGTTATAATTATTGGTAAGTGTTGTACCTGTAGGTTTACCTTGGTTACCCGGGGTACTGCCCGTTCCGTCGCCTTCGCCGGTACCGGTTGTAGCTTTGCCTTTATATAAAGCATTTTGATTTACGGTAGGTTTTGGTTGCGTTTTTACCGGCTCAGGTGTAGCAACCGTGTTTGATGGTTTTTTTGTAGGCGCGGCAACTTCAGGCGCATCCTCTGTATTTTGCGTAACTACAGTTTTATCGCTGCTTTGCGGCGTGGGTTTTTCTTCAGTTGGTTTTTCGTGGGTGATCTTATCAGGTTTTGTATTGTTGGCTTTTTCTGCAACAGAAGGTTCCTCGGTGCTCATATAGTCGTTTCCCGTACCTTCATCAACGGTCCCGTAGTTTACAAGTATCCCCCCGGTTCCTTCCTCTTGTTTCGGCGGATTTTGAAACACAATAAAATAACAAGCAGCTATTAACACAGCCAAAATAATGCCTGTTGCCAAAAACGCTTTCGGATAGTTATTTTCTTCCCTGTATTCCATTTTATTTTAGTAGCAATATTCAGTACCAAGTAGTTAGTATCAAGTATCAAGATTTTTTTGGTATTAACCTTTTGAGGGTCGTGATACTTGATACAAATTACTTCATACTACTTAGGTTCCGTCGCCAAAACCAGTTTGATGTTTAATTTTTGTGCTATATCCATTACCTGTACCACATCTTGTATGGCTACAGTTTTATCAACATAT
This window contains:
- a CDS encoding energy transducer TonB, encoding MEYREENNYPKAFLATGIILAVLIAACYFIVFQNPPKQEEGTGGILVNYGTVDEGTGNDYMSTEEPSVAEKANNTKPDKITHEKPTEEKPTPQSSDKTVVTQNTEDAPEVAAPTKKPSNTVATPEPVKTQPKPTVNQNALYKGKATTGTGEGDGTGSTPGNQGKPTGTTLTNNYNGTGSGNGGNLNLSARNFVSKPNVDDGNRFTGKIVIEIHVDKAGNVTYAKATRGTTISDFNLIEKCENAVKNARITSLDTAPDTQTGTVVFVFKVN
- a CDS encoding helix-hairpin-helix domain-containing protein — its product is MTAIKKNIDFEFTATEKQLLRAKGITLKSVSNFAIDEIATVVNASPQRAKTLSALFEFQSIPSVGIRFAHDLMLLGYYNLTSLKDKTGSDLLNDYEKAIGHRIDPCLEDQFRLIVHYANHPDSAKKWWDFTNERKAFRSNHGYPADRPA
- a CDS encoding bifunctional folylpolyglutamate synthase/dihydrofolate synthase, which gives rise to MNYQQTIQYLYTQLPMFTRDGASAFKKDLTNTLELCKRLGNPQHQFKSIHIAGTNGKGSTSHMLAAILQTAGYKTGLYTSPHLKDFRERIRVNGQMISEQTVIDFVARHQTDFDEIEPSFFEMTVALAFDVFAKEKVDIAIVEVGLGGRLDSTNVITPLLSVITNIGWDHMNMLGNTLQLIAGEKAGIIKPGIPVVIGENQPEIAPVFIDKAKQQDSNIKFASDEWTIGDDSKVKNQNSKTQFEYTELTITHCSQLTTYYLKLDLTGIYQQKNIKTVLSAVDELRMQGFVITDNHIATALRQVKTLTGLHGRWEVLNMQPLTICDTGHNPDGIQEVIKNIAATNHKHLHFVMGMVNDKDITKVLAMLPTNATYYFCKPDIPRGLDAESLKLQAEEFGLHGNTYISVKAALQSAQANAGDNDLVFVGGSTFVVAEIV